AGTATCCAGAGCCTCACCTGTCCCATACAAGGATGtccctctttctttccatcCACCAGACCTGATGTTATGGTTCTGCTCCTGCCCAACTCTCCTTCTCCTGTTCCCATCCTCATAACAAGGCTGAGCATATCACGTGCAGAGGTGTGGACCGCCTCACATGTCCAACGCATATTTGTCCAACACTTACCAGAACAACACAGTTGTAGGTGTGAACATGGACTGTGTCTGGCCTGTGCTGCACTTACATCTATCAAACCTATCAGTTCTGTAGAGCTCTCCTCAGCAGAATTTGTGTCCCCATGATGAGATTTCATTGTGTTGCTCTTTTGTTTAAAGATCAATGGCATAGAGGTACAGAACCGAGAGGAAGCTGTGGCACTTCTCACCAGTGAGGACAGCAAGAACATCTCCTTACTTGTTGCAAGACCAGAAATTCAGGTACTACAGCAACAACAGAAAACCCTCTCTTGAGTCTTACGTAAAAGAGTTGCTCTTTTTTATAAAAACCAGTTAGCATCTTTTGAGGAATTTTAACCTACCTAAATCTAGCAAATCCACCTAAATCCATATTCTACAGATTGACTGGACATATATATGGCCTAGAATAACAGAGTTCAGCAGTCACAGGACTCCtccatatatattttatattgaaGTTCAATTTATAAGACATTCAGGGATTCATATATGATGCAATGCTATTACAAACATCAGTGCAAGGTATTATGGATGGTTTCAAGCCACAGCTTTGACGAACATACTGAACTCTTAATTCCTATAGCTATTGATTATTCATTCATTAAAACATCTATTATTTAGCCCCTCATATATCATCACTTAATATAGTTAAATATTGTCAAGAAGCATCCTCAGCTGTAAGAGCAGGTTGAACCAGATCCCTTTGTAGAGCAGGGATTAGcacaacaaagatgttgaacaaacAGCCATGAGCACTATTGTTTGATctgtctctgctcctcctgctgtgaGAGCAGCCCTTGCCAGTGTACCTGCAGATATAAGACCAGGCTCAGGACTGGCCTGTTAGCCAGGAGGTTTCTGATCTTTCTCTTGGGGATAATTGAGGCTGGGAGTGAAAAGGCCTACGGACCCCTAGCCAGCAATTTTCCCTCCAGCCTTTGATGCTGCCTCACAAAGGGGTGTGTTCAGGCATTGGGCTCTGGAGCGGTTTTATACATCCTGATCAAGTAGCACACAAAGCAAGACAGCCCCAACTCTAGGAAGTATTTCCCTAGATGAAACAGCTGAGTTTGTTTCACATAGAAAGGGTTGTTGAAGACaaaactgtgctgctggagacgGAGGTGGCTGAGTGGGAAAGCAGGACAGACAGTACCCTCACTTAGCACAAGACGTGTGCTCCTTCTCAGGACACTCAGCACTGTCACAGGAAGGAATCTCCTAGGATTTCCCAATTACCCTTCACAAAGAAAGAACATAATTTATGTCAGTCTTCATTCTTTTAACAACATTGGCTTggtttttccctcccttttcccttagCTGGatgaaggatggatggatgatgacAGAAATGATTTTCTGGATGACTTGCACATGGACATGTTAGAGGAACAGCACCACCAGGCAATGCAATTTACTGCCAGCATGCTTCAGCAGGTACTGCCATTGTGTTGTGCAGGGGTGTCAGAGCTTCACAGTGCACTCAATATTCTAATATTGAACTTGACTGAGTACATTTGGTGTCTCAGATGAGATCAAGGCACCAGGACTTTCTGTAAAATCAAGATATTACATGACTATCCATGAACTTCATCTTGGGGACCAGAATGTTTAAAATTATTACTGTTTTTTACTTTGCCCCTTACAACATGATCACAGTTCTTAAAAATCCACCCTTCTGGCTGTGGTCACTCAGAAATACAAGCTAGGTGTGTGGTAGGTAGAGCAGGCAGAGCGCTAACTCACTTCAATTTCCTATTTGATTTGCATGCACAGATTGAAAACAGTCTGCCTCCCAAAATCTTAAAATTCAAATGCATCACTCTGGCAAATGACTAAAATCAGGTCTGTAATGGGGAGAAAGGCAAAGAGGCTTTTACATAGCAGAGTTTATGCAGGGCCATAAACTTGGATCTGTATTCCCCATCATTCTGCCATGATTGTTACTCATACATGGTCAGAAATAGCTTTTCAGGTTTTGCCTAGTTTTGTCTAGAGTTAGTGTGGCATCCTCATATTTTGAAGAGACATATTCTCATTTTGTACTGCAGTAGAACTGGATATTTTTGTGCACTTCAGTGGAAAAGGAAACACTTTGAAAGTGTGACTTCTACTATTGTTGATAGATAACTGAAAAGCAGACCTCATGTTTTTCTGAGAAGGATATCCACAGCAGGCTGTGGATTTTGTCTTCATTTCTGCAAGGTCTCAATAATACTCCTTCCATACGAGGAAAAGACAAAGATGTGGAAAATGTAACAATTGGCCAATTATGAAAACTATTAAAGAATAAACACCCTGAAATATTTTATGCCTTGACAAtaattcctctttctttttgtttttgctgttaGAAGAAGCATGAGGAGGATGGAGGTACCACAGATACAGCCACTATTTTATCTAACCAGCACGAGAAGGACAGCGGCATGGGGCGCACAGACGACAGCACTCGCAACGAtgagagctcagagcaggagaACAATGCTGATGATCACACCACCTCCTCCAACACTTTAGGGAGCCAGAAGAAGCTGACCTACAGTCACGACACCCTGGGAAGTGGTGACATGCAGTTCAGCAATGAGTCCTTTATCTCAGCTGACTGCACAGATGTCGACTTCCTCGGCATCCCTGTAGACGAATGTGAGCGGTTTCGGGAACTGCTGGAACTGAAGTGCCAAGTGAAGTCTGCCAACCCCTACAGTCTGTATTACCATAACAGCACACTGGACATGAGCAAAAGTGACCAAGAAAGCGTTGACAGAGAGCTGGAGATGCTGAACGAGGAGCTACGCAACATCGAGCTGGAGTGCCTGAACATCGTAAGGGCTcacaaaatgcagcagctgaaggatcAGTATCGGGAGCCCTGGATGCTGCACAACAGCGGGTTCCGAAACTACAACACGAGCATCGATGTCCGCAGGCATGAGCTCTCAGACATCACGGAGCTGCCTGAGAAGTCTGACAAGGACAGCTCCAGTGCCTACAACACAGGCGAGAGCTGCCGGAGCACGCCGCTGACGCTGGAGATCtcccctgacaattctctgcgCAGAACTGCAGAAAGCGTTAGCTGTCAAGGTAACGAGGGGGCAGTAGCGTATAATGGCTCCCAAAAGAATTTATTTGCTAGCTCAGAATGTCACGAATCCAGCACTGCTAAATGCCACACCTCTGCTAAAGATCCTGACCTTGCCaagcagctggaaagcaaggaaaggaaagccagtGATGGAAGCAAAAGCCCTACTCCTGGTCAAAAACCTTCTGGCTCCTATATGTCCCCATACCATCACTCTCCATACAAGCACGCTCATATTCCTGCCCACGCACAGCACTATCAGAGCTATATGCAGCTGATCCAGCAGAAGTCGGCGGTGGAGTATGCACAGAGCCAAATGAGCCTGGTGAGTATGTGCAAAGACTTTAATTCAGGCCAGAGCGAACCCAGGATGGAATGGAAAGTCAAGGTGAGAAGTGACGGGACCCGCTACATTACCAAGAGGCCAGTCAGggacaggctgctgagagaacGTGCCATAAAGATTAAGGAGGAGCGCAGCGGAATGACTACCGATGATGATGCCATCAGTGAAATGAAGATGGGCCGTTACTGGAGCAAGGAGGAGCGGAAGCAGCATCTAGTGAAAgccaaggagcagaggaggaggcgTGAGTTTATGATGCAGAGCAGGTTAGATTGCTTAAAGGAACAGCAAggtgcagaagaaaagaaagagatgaaTATTATTGAACTGAGCCACAAAAAAATGatgaagaagagaaataaaaaaatatttgacaaTTGGATGACAATCCAAGAACTGCTAACCCACGGAACAAAGTCACCAGACGGCACACGGGTGTACAATTCCTTCCTGTCAGTGACTACTGTGTAATCACCATTGCTAAATTATGTACATAAACCACTACCATTGGGGTAGGAATCAATGCCTCGTTCAATGTGGCAAGAGTTTTGTAAATAAGATACAGCCATCGAGTTTATGGTTCAAATACTGAACTCTACAACTGTGGGTGCCAGGATCTCCACACTGATGTGGAGAGGCAGCTTGCCCATCTCCTTTCAAAGGCAATATTAGCAGTGCTTTTTGGAATACTGATTGTACTTTTTTTACTTGTTACCTTTTACATGAAGTGTTGAAATATCAGAAATGTATTAACCATACTTAAACAGGTAATTTACTTAAACTATATTCATTTTGAAAAGGTACCCATGCTTCTCTTTACCTAAAAGAAAGatgcaaaaaacccccacaagaATAACTGCACCTACGTATTTTTTGTGAAACCATATTTTGTGCtactgttttgctgttgttcacTTCTACACAGAGTGCTGTTTATCAATATTTAGCTCAAGGTTTAAACTCAGAATTAGAGTCATTCTTTTGTACTATTTAACATTTATCAGACAGCAATTTTTAGAGTTATGCTCaacatttaaacatttttctttgtaagGTTTCTGAAGAAAGTATATAAGTTTCATCTGAAAAGCCTGAAGCAAAGTACACTATATTGCAGCTTTAAAGGATTTTAAAGCATGTTTGCAAATGTTGCAACCTATTGGACAATGTGCATGTACAGCTAATTTGTTTCTCTAAGACAGTTTGTGGAATTGGAAAAGCCCATGGTAGTTAACTGTTTGCTTTATAGATTTGAATGTATTGAATTATAAAAGCAGTTTCATGAAATCATCATTAGCTACAAACGTTAACaagtaaaatgaagtaaaataaattattgttTTATATTTCAAACTATTCTAACTTCTTTTGACTCCCTTCTGGTTTCACCACAGAGAGTACTCTTTTCTTGAGTGTAGCTCCTGTGCTGTAGGAATGCCTGGAGGGCCTGCTGGAGTCAGCCCTAACAATAACCTGCATCCTGACTTTGGGGTGGAATTTGGATTGAGATTTTcttgagggaagggagggaagaggcaaGAGAAAGTACAAGAATTAGCAAAAGTAGAATCAAGTAATGCATGGCTTCAACTCACAAGGCATTTAAGGTGACCTGtgagaaagaaataagaattctctcctgttttgctttgttttgtggtttcttAGTGGTATTTAAAACCCACGAACAAACTTCAGTGTGGGTTAACattaagcaaagaaaaaatacagaaattaaagcatatatgaattaaataaatatataaagagatgatgaaaaatacaaaaaactaAAGATCACAGAGGTATCACattccttttcttgtttttaatttctaattaagacTTCAGATATAAATTGGAATATTCTGCTGGATTAAATAATGTAGACTCCTTATGAATAGCTCACCAggttttccctcccccccttttcccttgCCCACACAGAAAACTTGCTCCCAAGCTTTTGTTCTGGATTCTTCCATCATAACTCTACAGAGCAAAATTTATAATCTTAACAACAGGAGTGACAAGTTGGAAGGCAAGACATGAACAGGTTCCCAGTGCGTATTTTATCTATTACtaagaaacaaagaagaaatttgtttggggtttgttccaCTCCCTTTGTGGGCTAGCACTGAATGTGTGTCTACCATATTGCATGGTATATTCTCCTGTGTACCCAAAAATGCATCTTCAGCCCATGGAAATCACTGCCCTTTGAAATCCAGCACTCCTGTCTGTAAATTTATCTTCAAATGGTATTTTCCTTAGGGATAAAGCGCTCATGCTGCTGTAGGCTATGAAGGATATTCTGTTGACTTTGTTAGAGCTAGGATCTCACCTGCCACCAGCCATTATCATCACAAGGGGTACAGCAAGGAAAATGTGCTGATTTCAACAAAACACTGCTTTCAACAGAAGACATTTCCTCTCTGTGTCTCAAAACTGTTCTGTTCATCCCAACTCTAGGTGTGAGAGCTACAGGAAAATATTGTCTCTCCTAAAGTTCAGATAATCGAGATCCACAGGCAGTGCTATGGTTACTGTGGAATCACAGTGTTTAAGCCAGGCAGAAGAGAGTTAAGCCATCTTTAGTCAACCTGGTATTATTCAAATACTAGGGTAAGATCTGAAATGCTCTAATGAGGAAGAATTATCTTCAGGGTATTCCTCATAAATACAGGCTGCTTTGGAATATCTTCATAGGTGACAGTTCCTTTAGGCATCAGTTGTATAAATTCAGAGCATTGTATGCATGTGTGTAACAGCAGAAACTCAACTGTGATGTGTAGAAATTACTCCAAAGCATCAACAGTAGaaaatttacattcttttaagatgttgaaataaaattattggCCAAGAATTATTCTCACACCTTGGAGTTTTTCCTCACTGAACATTTGTCGTTATTTTGGTCAGTCAAAAATCACCTTTCTCCTTTAGTATTATGATTAAGTATAGCATCAGTTCAGAGAATCCAGCAGTTATCCTGGAAATTCATGCAAAAACTATGCAAGCTGTAGATTGTCCTTTCTCAGTCATCATATCACACCCTTTTTCATTGCTTTATCAAAGCCGTGTGGTGCTGAAAACAGAGATTTTAGGTCTTTTTGTTGCTTGCAAAGAAACATCGGAAGTGACCATCATGTTAGTCTAAACCTGACTTCATGACAGTGAAATGAATCAGACCAGAAAGCAGCCTTTGATGCCCAAGAGGAAATACTTCATCCAACAGCTTTTCTAAAAATTGCCTTTCAGTGCCTACCCCAGTGCTTAACAGCAACTAGAATTGTTCTAGCTGCCCACAGGACATCTCATGCAAGAGCTGTCCATGCAGCTGTAGAGATTGTGTCTCCTGTCCTGCTACAGGCTTTGCCTGAAACCTAGCATTctccagcagccactgcagaGCAATAGAGCCATCCTCACTGCAGAGCAACAGagctatcctcacagcagactCCTGCCCCACAAGAAGATGCTGACAGTGTGGTGAGTTGACCCTGGCTAAATGCTCAACTTAACTCCCTAGCTACTCAGACTCCTGCAAGGATCAGGACTGGGGTGTTAAAggaacctgtggacatggcacttcaggacatggtttaatggccatgatggtattaggttgacagttggactcgatgatcttagaggccttttccaaccaaaacacttctatgattctatgtgctcCTTACATTGGGGAGGCTCATTCCAAGCAGTTTCTGAAGTTCATTTAAATCTGGAAGAAGCTAAAGAGAGTGTTGCTCTCCTGAAATTATAAATTTTCATTTCCATcatcctccctttcccttcctcctcagccACTTCACTGGCTGATACCCAATCCCAGAACAGTATGTACATGCAGGCAGATCCTAAATACACAAAGGAGAAATCAGCAATCGCCAAGCAGCCCGAAAGGTTTTACCAGAGCCTCTTACAGAGCCTGTGTTCACAGATCTCTGGATGCTCTCACTCAGCTGTTATTCACTCCTCCTGTCCTACACCCTGTCTTTTCTGCCATGGTAACAGTACAGCATGGTATGACCAACACCTCAGTGATCACCCTTTGCAAATACATGTCCCTTCAGAGAACGGGAGATGTCAGTGGGACAGACACTCTGGATACAGGTTGGTGCAGAATTTGGCCTGATTCTTTGTAATGAAAATAGGTTGTGTCAACCTGGGGTCAATTTCCCTAGACTGCTGAACATCTCCCAGACGTAAGAtctataaaaatgtaaaatacttGTTTGCAAATAGGGTTTAAATCAGCGTGGAATCGCCCAGTTTAGATGTGCACTGAAATGGGAAAGCCCTGAACCAAACCTAACAGCATTTTTTTGTAAATTAAAAGAAGAGAACTCGCACATTAGGGATAGCAAATAAAATGAGGTAAGACTACATATTGCCTAAGGACTACTGGTTGGAGAACTAATTAGGATTATAAACTGAAAGTATGTAAATTAACCAAATATAATTATCTGCTAGTGGCCTTTGGAAATAGGTTACAGGATACTTGTTAGCAAAATTGCCTGGAAGCCATACAAAGCAAACCATAAGCAATTTAAACTCCTCTTTGCGTTTTATTTTCAATTGTTTTGAAAGCAATTGTTGTGTTAAGGATTTATTGGAACATAAGCTAATTAGAGAGAaaactcagaaaacaaaaataagacgGGAACTGTGACAGCAGATGCTGTACCTCCATCCTGAGGCCCCTGCTTTTATTAAATGTAAATTCTTTAAGGTGACAAAACAGCAAAGATTCTGCTTGGGGTTTCATCCCAGCAGTTTCATTTCTCTATCAGAACAGCTTCTGTGAGCTTCCAGCCAAAGTTAATCTGGAAGAGTGGTGGCTTTCTTGCACAAGTACAGCTTTTCAGCTCTACAGGGTTTATGAAGATGTGATCACTGTTCAAAAGCAAACATGCAGAATTAATGACCCTTTTCTCTAAGCGTCTGTCACGACACAAAGCTCTACTAGGATCAGGGGCTTCTGGGGGGAAATCTCCCACTTTGTGTCATCAGAAACAAAACTCTGGCCACTGGAGAAGCTGGTGGTAGTCAAGACAGTggtatatttattattttttcaatatACATAAAGGGGTCATATATAAAGGTTAGCTGGGCTGATTTCCTTCTCAAGCCAGAGGGCTTTAATACACAGCCCTGACACAAAGCCCACTTAAGTCATCTGAAAGACTCCAGCTATCTCTGAGGATTTGGAACCAGACTATTAACTTAGATAGTTAATTATCCTGAACTGTACTAGTGAAGGATATGTAAAGAAGGGCCATTACAGCTTTGTATACCAGAGCACAATTTGATTTTCTGATGCTCACCACACCTCCCACATACCTTTTAATGGTCATTgctaaaaaaatttaaaattatagatatagatagatatagatacaatCTGCCTGAAGCCTTGCTAATAAAGTATATATAATATCCTCTGAGCTCTAGCCCTCCAGAAGCTTTGGGAGATAATGAGAGAGCTCATATTGCAAAGTAACTTATACAACTATTTCTGTTGCAGGACTGATCACAAACAGGTTAGCATGCACTGCCTAGAAGCATTCTTGTGTCAACTCCTCTCAGTTGGATtctaaaaccccccaaacactAGAAACAGCCTCATTTCTGTGGCACTGAAAGATGCAATTGGCTGCTTTGAAAACTAGgtagaaacaaacccaaagtgAATTAAAAAGCTACATGCCTACTCCACGGGATTCAATTTTGAGTACTGAGAGTCAAAGCTCCATCCAGATCTGCTACCTAAACTAGTACATCAACATCACAGATCCAGAAGCATAATTGCACTGCTTTTTACTGATCAAgtccaaaatgaaaataaagttcATAGGAAAAGAGTTTCCTATAAAAAACTGCATCATCTTCTGAGACACAAAATGTTTCTTGGAGGAGAACTAATCAAATCAATAAATAATGACGGTAAGTTGGTGACGATACTCCAATTAGTGTACAAAAATATAATGCCTATGTTATAAAAACCAATGTAGCTCTAATAGAgtcaaaacccaaataaaaatcTGGGCTGATATTCTTACTTTTTCCTCCTATGCAAAACcaatctcatttttaaaaacaactaAACGTCTCCAAAACCTTCTTCAAGCACCTCTATGAAAAGTCAGGTTAAAGCAAGCCCAAACAGCCCATACCGGTTTCTGCTAACATGCTGTTGGCCTTCAATCATACAATTTTCACACCCTACTCCCATCTCTCCCCTGTCTGGGAAAAATGAGTCAGCTAGGACAGAAAGGGACCAGAAACAATAGTCCCCACAGTTTTCTAGTTGGGTCTGGGCCCAACTATGACTAGGAATCAATTAAATATGCATGAAATTACATATGTAACATGAATTCATAAAAAAGCCAAGTCTAGCTCTGCTTGTATGTTTTGATGTTGTGTTTAGTTCTTAAGGACCAAAAAAGGACTTAGTCCATCTCATGCATGATCTGATAAGCACATAATATCTCATGCTGAATTTAAAACCTGCCATGCTGGGACTGGAAAAACACCCCAAAGCACTAACATGACTTCATTTCCACAGCATAAGAAGATTAAATGGCTTGTTCTGAAATGCAGGTAGGAGATGCTATTAGAAAATACAACCCTAAAGAATGCCACTTGCCAAGAACCAGGGGGGCAAAATCAAAATGCTGGCAAATCCTAAGCTGCAGAAGTGCAAAGGAGCACAATGGCTTGAGTAGCTAGGTCATGGAACACTCCATCTGGCCACAAGAGAATGCTTGGTCTGTCCTTTCAGATAAGCCTGCCAGGGAGGAACTTTAAAGGTAATTTCTTTGACAATCCATCCTTTTTATGTTAAGCAACTGCAGGGCCATGCAACAGGGAGTCCCATTAACTGAGAATAAGAACTTCTCTGTAAAAGTGAACTTTTGGTGACCTTCTCTCAAAGAAAATACTTTATCATATTGGAGCATGGGCCTCCCAGGTGTCACGGCAAGGCTTGGACCAGGCAGGATTCCATTGTCCCTGTTAGGAGAGCTAGCTTTGATTTTCCATAATCCATCCTTAGGCTTATCTGGGCTTTGTTAGCTTAGAATGTCATAAACAAAAGCGCCCCAAAAGGCAAATCCAGCTATAATTGTTTAATAAAAGTAAATCAAAAGGCTGCAAATTGAAGGCACCCATAGTTTATCAAATTTTCCTTTAACTTCAGTTAAACGTAATCATCCAACATTTACTAGTCCACAGGGCTTGTTGTGGCAGCCAGAATAAAAGCAGTAAGGTCACATCCAAATAATTTCCATGAGAAACACAGCTCAGTTATGCCATAAGGTCCAGTGAGCACAGATACCAAGTataacaaaacacaaagcaaatttTACAAAGCTGACCCAGAAAACCCATCTCTGTCCTACTGCATTTCAACTCTCATTCAAATAAACTCCAAAGGCTTCTCTCCACAAACTGAACTCAAGGCAGAGGCCAGCTATGCATGATTGTTTAGTAACAAACTGATGAGCCTTTTTCACTATTTCCATCCTGAAGTCTTCGAAGACCATCTCTAGTAAGGAAAGCCTGAGCTTTGCTATGTGTACACCCACACAGCTTTCTCCTGTGTCAGTGTTTCTCAACGAGGCTAAAAGTTTTTGCTTCATTTATTCACTCCAGAAGTCTTTGTAGGTATCTCTCTGTGCATCTATATTACAGATTAATTGAAGCTGGAAGgaagctctggagatcacctagcgACATCCACTGCTCAGACGTGACATTATCAAGGATTGCTAAACTCAATATAAACAAATAAGATGCCACTGAATGTACCTTTAAGGCAAAGCCCAAAGGTACAATGAAGCAGACACTAAAAGGGGGTTAATAGTTCCAACACAGGCTTTAACTTTCTTCTCCACAAGCATTTTCTTCCAGGCACTGTAACATGCTCTCCATGTCCTAGTCCTAATAGGCTTTTTGCTAAGCATTGGCTGTGTAATGTAAACAAAGGCAAGGTCTCAGGTTGCAGAAAGGTGGCAGGAGTGTCCCTTGGGGTGTGGAGCAAGGCAGTGCCTGTACTTATTAAAAGAGTCCTTTTGGGTCCCAGAGCCCCAGTAAGCAGTACAGTGGCATCCATCAGTTCTATATCCCCATCAGTGACCCCAAGCACAGCTGGTTCACAAGGTCAAGAAGTCTGGGACAAGTCTCTAGCATGACACTGCAAAACTGTTATATCACAGCCCTAAATGTAGTCAGGCATGAGAAGAGAAGTGGCTGTGTGTGGCTCACACAAGACTTGGCAGAAGGGTTTGTCTTTATTCCCTCACAAGGCCACAACAGGTTCCACCCTTTCACTGACTTCTTAGGAGCAAGGAGAAGGGACCTGCTGATACATCAGACCCTTATGCATATCACCACACGTGCCAGGACACACAATGCTTTTCAGAAGCATCTGCTGAATGGTAGGATTAAAGAGAAGAGACTGGGTTTTATGGAGTTTGGGTTTGGCCCAGGATTGGGTCACCACACCATGATGATGTATGGAAATAGGCCAAATACAAAAGGACCCATAGTCAAAGAAAGTTTCAAGGTACCAGTTCAGATGAGTTTCCAGAAAGGAGatgggaaatcatagaatcatagaatggcttagaccTTAGACATCATCTACTTCAACATCCCTGCCATAGACAGGGACAACTCTCAACTACATActgctgctcaagacctcatccaacctggccttgaacacatccagagaagagacattcacaacttccctgggcagcctattccagagtctcaccactgaAGAACCATGATCTACGATTtccaagatccagtctaaacctactctccttcagcttcaaaccattcccccttgtcctgttgcaagacacccttatgaaaagtccctttccagccttcctgtaggatccccttcaggtattggaaggcagctacaaGGTACCCCCTGAGTCTTCTCTAAGCTGAAAGCTTCACTTCTAgttcctctctgtgaagaaaagtCACTACAAGCATTTAACAGCTCACAAAGAATTACATCTTACTTGAAACCCAAATCAAACTTGTTCTGAAGCTGTAGATGTGCTCCTTTGGCGAGGAACACAATTAGTTTTGTataaagactttttttaaagcatgttttattttgctgaatAGTCGCATGAAATAACAGAGACTAAAATAAATCCTAAAATGCTCTAACACAGAATTAGGCTATTTAAGGATAAGCCTGGATTATTt
This genomic stretch from Indicator indicator isolate 239-I01 chromosome 15, UM_Iind_1.1, whole genome shotgun sequence harbors:
- the PDZRN3 gene encoding E3 ubiquitin-protein ligase PDZRN3 isoform X4, which codes for MGFELDRFNGDVDPDFKCNLCNKVLEDPLTTPCGHVFCAGCVLPWVVQQGSCPVNCQRISTKELNHVLPLKSLILKLDIKCDNHARPAGLCEQGCGLMLTHGERRAGGHGCLRALRAHGAALQARATALEKALKKEALRAGKREQSLLSRLAAAQLELQVTALRYQKRFTQYSARLDALARARTASPGKGEETKALTLVLHRDSGSLGFNIIGGRPCMDNQDGSSSEGIFVSKIVDTGPAAKEGGLQIHDRIIEVNGKDLSKATHEQAVEAFKTAKEPIVVQVLRRTPRTKAFTSPHDCQLVDVGTQTDITFEHIMALSKMGSPTPPVSVLDPYLLPEDHPSVHEYYDSNDYMGGIHQEMDRDELELEEVDLHRVNSQDKLGLTVCYRTDDEDDMGIYVSEIDPNSIAAKDGRLREGDRIIQINGIEVQNREEAVALLTSEDSKNISLLVARPEIQLDEGWMDDDRNDFLDDLHMDMLEEQHHQAMQFTASMLQQKKHEEDGGTTDTATILSNQHEKDSGMGRTDDSTRNDESSEQENNADDHTTSSNTLGSQKKLTYSHDTLGSGDMQFSNESFISADCTDVDFLGIPVDECERFRELLELKCQVKSANPYSLYYHNSTLDMSKSDQESVDRELEMLNEELRNIELECLNIVRAHKMQQLKDQYREPWMLHNSGFRNYNTSIDVRRHELSDITELPEKSDKDSSSAYNTGESCRSTPLTLEISPDNSLRRTAESVSCQGNEGAVAYNGSQKNLFASSECHESSTAKCHTSAKDPDLAKQLESKERKASDGSKSPTPGQKPSGSYMSPYHHSPYKHAHIPAHAQHYQSYMQLIQQKSAVEYAQSQMSLVSMCKDFNSGQSEPRMEWKVKVRSDGTRYITKRPVRDRLLRERAIKIKEERSGMTTDDDAISEMKMGRYWSKEERKQHLVKAKEQRRRREFMMQSRLDCLKEQQGAEEKKEMNIIELSHKKMMKKRNKKIFDNWMTIQELLTHGTKSPDGTRVYNSFLSVTTV
- the PDZRN3 gene encoding E3 ubiquitin-protein ligase PDZRN3 isoform X3, with amino-acid sequence MGFELDRFNGDVDPDFKCNLCNKVLEDPLTTPCGHVFCAGCVLPWVVQQGSCPVNCQRISTKELNHVLPLKSLILKLDIKCDNHARGCEAVVPLQHLGEHAETCDFSPAKCRNRGCRQARPAGLCEQGCGLMLTHGERRAGGHGCLRALRAHGAALQARATALEKALKKEALRAGKREQSLLSRLAAAQLELQVTALRYQKRFTQYSARLDALARARTASPGKGEETKALTLVLHRDSGSLGFNIIGGRPCMDNQDGSSSEGIFVSKIVDTGPAAKEGGLQIHDRIIEVNGKDLSKATHEQAVEAFKTAKEPIVVQVLRRTPRTKAFTSPHDCQLVDVGTQTDITFEHIMALSKMGSPTPPVSVLDPYLLPEDCYILHPSVHEYYDSNDYMGGIHQEMDRDELELEEVDLHRVNSQDKLGLTVCYRTDDEDDMGIYVSEIDPNSIAAKDGRLREGDRIIQINGIEVQNREEAVALLTSEDSKNISLLVARPEIQLDEGWMDDDRNDFLDDLHMDMLEEQHHQAMQFTASMLQQKKHEEDGGTTDTATILSNQHEKDSGMGRTDDSTRNDESSEQENNADDHTTSSNTLGSQKKLTYSHDTLGSGDMQFSNESFISADCTDVDFLGIPVDECERFRELLELKCQVKSANPYSLYYHNSTLDMSKSDQESVDRELEMLNEELRNIELECLNIVRAHKMQQLKDQYREPWMLHNSGFRNYNTSIDVRRHELSDITELPEKSDKDSSSAYNTGESCRSTPLTLEISPDNSLRRTAESVSCQGNEGAVAYNGSQKNLFASSECHESSTAKCHTSAKDPDLAKQLESKERKASDGSKSPTPGQKPSGSYMSPYHHSPYKHAHIPAHAQHYQSYMQLIQQKSAVEYAQSQMSLVSMCKDFNSGQSEPRMEWKVKVRSDGTRYITKRPVRDRLLRERAIKIKEERSGMTTDDDAISEMKMGRYWSKEERKQHLVKAKEQRRRREFMMQSRLDCLKEQQGAEEKKEMNIIELSHKKMMKKRNKKIFDNWMTIQELLTHGTKSPDGTRVYNSFLSVTTV
- the PDZRN3 gene encoding E3 ubiquitin-protein ligase PDZRN3 isoform X6 → MGCSLCTLQKQEEQYKLLYEVCQVNGKDLSKATHEQAVEAFKTAKEPIVVQVLRRTPRTKAFTSPHDCQLVDVGTQTDITFEHIMALSKMGSPTPPVSVLDPYLLPEDCYILHPSVHEYYDSNDYMGGIHQEMDRDELELEEVDLHRVNSQDKLGLTVCYRTDDEDDMGIYVSEIDPNSIAAKDGRLREGDRIIQINGIEVQNREEAVALLTSEDSKNISLLVARPEIQLDEGWMDDDRNDFLDDLHMDMLEEQHHQAMQFTASMLQQKKHEEDGGTTDTATILSNQHEKDSGMGRTDDSTRNDESSEQENNADDHTTSSNTLGSQKKLTYSHDTLGSGDMQFSNESFISADCTDVDFLGIPVDECERFRELLELKCQVKSANPYSLYYHNSTLDMSKSDQESVDRELEMLNEELRNIELECLNIVRAHKMQQLKDQYREPWMLHNSGFRNYNTSIDVRRHELSDITELPEKSDKDSSSAYNTGESCRSTPLTLEISPDNSLRRTAESVSCQGNEGAVAYNGSQKNLFASSECHESSTAKCHTSAKDPDLAKQLESKERKASDGSKSPTPGQKPSGSYMSPYHHSPYKHAHIPAHAQHYQSYMQLIQQKSAVEYAQSQMSLVSMCKDFNSGQSEPRMEWKVKVRSDGTRYITKRPVRDRLLRERAIKIKEERSGMTTDDDAISEMKMGRYWSKEERKQHLVKAKEQRRRREFMMQSRLDCLKEQQGAEEKKEMNIIELSHKKMMKKRNKKIFDNWMTIQELLTHGTKSPDGTRVYNSFLSVTTV